The Musa acuminata AAA Group cultivar baxijiao chromosome BXJ1-3, Cavendish_Baxijiao_AAA, whole genome shotgun sequence genome window below encodes:
- the LOC135615099 gene encoding F-box/kelch-repeat protein SKIP11-like, whose protein sequence is MWEDRPHLISGTFESTSDRESNWHHLPHHFHELSNSKKRVVDEGLGEEEEEEEEEREGRGKRKKSLQQPDILDLKEMNWPLGDNSDGHRSDEESNNFNRLHRDAKISCLVRLSRSYYGVAASVDRDFRTMIRSGEVYRLRRHLGIAEHWVYFSCNAPRWEAYDPYQRHWIMVPRMPPSPTESFTFSDKESLAVGTELLVFGQEFNSYVVLRYSILTNSWSPGVVMNSPRCLFGSASLGGKAIIAGGTHGRNILSSAELYNSETQMWETLPPMNRARKMCSGAFMDGKFYVIGGMTSDNEVLTCGEEYDLARRSWRLIPNMSSGLNGANGAPPLVAVVNNELYAAHYADKEVMKYNKENNTWATLGKLPERFVSMNGWGLAFRACGERLIVIGGQRGTHGGMIELNSWVPNGGPPEWNIIASKHSGSFVFNCAVMSC, encoded by the coding sequence ATGTGGGAAGACCGACCTCATTTGATCTCCGGGACGTTTGAAAGCACCTCTGACCGGGAATCGAATTGGCATCACTTGCCTCACCATTTCCACGAGTTGTCGAACAGCAAGAAACGTGTAGTGGACGAGGGtttgggagaagaagaagaagaagaagaagaagagcgagAGGGTCGAGGCAAGAGGAAGAAGTCACTGCAGCAACCTGACATCCTTGATCTCAAAGAGATGAATTGGCCTCTTGGTGATAATTCTGATGGTCATAGAAGTGATGAGGAGTCAAACAACTTCAACCGGCTCCACAGGGATGCAAAAATTAGCTGTCTTGTGCGACTCTCACGGTCATATTATGGTGTGGCTGCATCCGTCGACCGTGACTTCCGCACGATGATTCGAAGCGGGGAGGTCTATCGGCTTCGACGGCACCTGGGGATCGCCGAACACTGGGTCTATTTCTCATGCAATGCCCCTCGATGGGAGGCATATGATCCCTACCAAAGACACTGGATTATGGTCCCTAGGATGCCCCCCAGTCCTACCGAAAGCTTTACTTTCTCAGATAAGGAGTCACTCGCAGTCGGCACTGAACTACTTGTTTTTGGCCAGGAGTTTAATTCCTACGTTGTGCTGAGATACAGCATTTTGACAAACTCTTGGTCCCCTGGAGTGGTAATGAATTCACCTCGATGTCTGTTTGGATCTGCTAGTCTCGGAGGGAAAGCTATCATAGCCGGAGGTACCCATGGTCGCAATATTCTGAGCTCTGCAGAGCTGTACAATTCTGAGACTCAGATGTGGGAGACCCTGCCTCCTATGAATAGAGCACGGAAGATGTGTTCGGGGGCTTTCATGGATGGAAAGTTTTATGTCATTGGTGGAATGACAAGTGATAATGAGGTGTTGACATGTGGGGAAGAGTATGACTTGGCTCGACGCTCATGGAGGTTAATTCCAAACATGTCTTCCGGTCTCAATGGTGCGAATGGTGCACCCCCGCTTGTGGCTGTGGTGAATAACGAGCTTTACGCAGCTCATTATGCTGATAAGGAGGTGATGAAGTACAATAAGGAGAATAATACATGGGCAACATTGGGAAAGTTGCCCGAGAGGTTTGTCTCGATGAATGGTTGGGGCCTTGCATTCCGAGCCTGTGGTGAGCGGCTTATCGTAATTGGTGGGCAGCGAGGAACTCATGGAGGAATGATTGAGCTAAATTCTTGGGTTCCAAATGGAGGGCCACCAGAGTGGAACATTATTGCTAGCAAGCATTCAGGGAGCTTTGTTTTCAACTGTGCCGTGATGAGTTGCTGA